A stretch of the Nitratireductor thuwali genome encodes the following:
- a CDS encoding DUF1254 domain-containing protein, which produces MWARLFYALVLGLVGAGIVHVVILFMLPAYSVRDVWTRLSTTAQAYETVVLSPTVAEGRVPTPRNPFLRAAACRFDLSEGLLHIRATGRVPFWSMAIYDDHGLNVLSISDRAAAGEDLDVVVASPAQMLALRREVPAAFAQSVFVESQVEQGVALVRLFVPDETWSGVAGAFLENMRCEPL; this is translated from the coding sequence ATGTGGGCTAGGTTGTTTTATGCACTCGTCCTGGGGCTGGTCGGCGCCGGCATTGTCCATGTCGTCATTCTTTTCATGCTGCCGGCCTATTCGGTGCGCGATGTGTGGACGCGCCTGTCGACGACGGCGCAGGCCTATGAGACGGTGGTCCTGTCGCCAACGGTTGCCGAGGGGCGCGTGCCGACCCCGCGCAACCCCTTCCTGAGAGCCGCCGCCTGCCGGTTCGACCTGTCGGAAGGTCTGCTCCACATCCGCGCCACCGGCCGCGTGCCCTTCTGGTCGATGGCCATCTATGACGACCACGGTCTCAATGTGTTGTCCATCAGCGACCGTGCGGCGGCAGGTGAGGATCTGGACGTGGTCGTTGCCAGCCCCGCGCAAATGCTGGCGCTGCGTCGCGAGGTGCCGGCCGCGTTTGCCCAGTCGGTATTCGTGGAATCGCAAGTCGAGCAGGGCGTGGCGCTGGTTCGCCTGTTCGTGCCCGACGAGACCTGGTCCGGGGTCGCCGGCGCTTTCCTTGAGAATATGCGCTGCGAGCCGCTCTAA